The following proteins are encoded in a genomic region of Comamonas resistens:
- a CDS encoding CotH kinase family protein, with product MEYQSTDAPKKGPYLKADKTCDNTLANAPVESYPGGKVLLSTVNLDVNGDDDCVPEIKVKVTSNDGNIAAADAKLRMRGSSARTAKQKSYRIKLDKNATPWFGEQTLQFNKHASDLSRVRNKLAFDLMKLVPYHESLRTQFARINYSGEGTPYGNNGDMGLFTHVEKMGDTYLARRGWKAGSNVYKAENFSFEPSDIVNSKGKVLLQATTPPDIKDFETVLSLESDSGNHQAIIDVVRALDKDEEDAPFAATFSHYFNRNNYLSWLATTILLGNPDTINQNFGLYQPLGTEKFYFLPWDYDDALAKYDQPGVDYIDMEIMTGIGNWWGIPLHRRFMSDPKNLKDLQAAVDEIRNKYLTDANVEKLLNSYKPVVAPFIARQPDNANLPADSDQGTNVEQWEEQYKSLKLAVGKNYQYFLKSLQRPMPFWVGVTSDKKRLDWGWPEPFHPQGKPLTYRVQIAAAAADAFKVGAPLLKDISTSSQTSIDLSSLAAGLSGDYLVRVKASDPDNNWIYNFESYYFEAGDKTIYGAACMKMPSGDGC from the coding sequence GTGGAGTATCAATCCACCGATGCACCCAAGAAGGGGCCTTATCTGAAGGCGGACAAGACCTGCGACAACACGCTGGCAAACGCTCCCGTCGAGAGCTACCCGGGTGGCAAGGTCTTGCTGAGCACGGTCAATCTTGATGTAAACGGTGATGACGACTGCGTGCCCGAAATCAAGGTCAAGGTCACCAGCAACGACGGCAATATTGCGGCTGCCGATGCCAAGCTGCGCATGCGAGGCAGCAGTGCTCGCACTGCCAAGCAAAAGTCCTATCGCATCAAACTCGACAAGAATGCTACCCCCTGGTTCGGCGAGCAAACCTTGCAGTTCAACAAGCACGCATCGGACTTGAGCCGCGTGCGCAACAAGCTGGCTTTCGACCTCATGAAGCTGGTTCCTTATCACGAAAGCCTGCGAACCCAGTTTGCGAGGATCAACTACAGCGGTGAAGGTACTCCATACGGCAACAACGGCGATATGGGCCTGTTCACCCATGTGGAGAAAATGGGTGACACCTATCTGGCTCGCCGCGGCTGGAAAGCAGGCTCCAATGTCTATAAGGCGGAGAACTTCAGTTTCGAACCCAGCGACATCGTCAACAGCAAGGGCAAGGTGCTGCTGCAGGCGACCACGCCGCCGGATATCAAGGATTTCGAGACCGTGCTGTCCCTGGAGTCTGATTCTGGCAACCACCAAGCCATCATTGATGTGGTGAGGGCGCTGGACAAGGACGAGGAGGATGCGCCGTTTGCCGCCACCTTCTCCCATTATTTCAACCGCAACAACTACCTGTCCTGGCTGGCTACGACCATCCTCTTGGGCAACCCGGATACGATCAATCAGAACTTCGGCCTCTACCAACCTCTGGGCACGGAGAAGTTCTACTTCCTGCCCTGGGACTACGACGATGCCCTGGCCAAGTACGACCAGCCGGGCGTCGATTACATCGACATGGAAATCATGACCGGCATCGGCAACTGGTGGGGCATTCCGCTGCACCGGCGCTTTATGTCCGATCCCAAGAACCTCAAGGATCTGCAAGCGGCGGTGGATGAGATCCGCAACAAGTATCTGACGGATGCAAACGTCGAAAAGCTGTTGAACAGCTACAAACCAGTGGTTGCGCCTTTCATCGCTCGCCAGCCGGACAATGCCAATCTGCCCGCTGACAGCGACCAGGGCACGAATGTTGAGCAGTGGGAAGAGCAATACAAGAGTTTGAAGCTGGCCGTGGGCAAGAACTACCAGTATTTTCTGAAGAGCTTGCAGCGCCCCATGCCTTTCTGGGTGGGCGTTACTTCGGACAAGAAGCGACTGGATTGGGGCTGGCCCGAGCCTTTCCACCCTCAGGGCAAGCCTCTGACCTATAGGGTTCAGATTGCCGCGGCGGCAGCCGATGCCTTCAAGGTTGGCGCACCTTTGCTGAAGGATATTTCGACGTCGAGCCAGACTTCGATAGATCTGAGTAGCCTGGCTGCGGGGCTGAGCGGGGATTATCTGGTACGTGTCAAAGCCAGCGATCCGGACAACAACTGGATATACAACTTCGAGAGCTATTACTTCGAAGCGGGCGATAAAACCATATATGGTGCGGCCTGCATGAAGATGCCTAGCGGCGATGGCTGTTAA
- a CDS encoding response regulator, with protein sequence MSEPTFLVADDHPLFRAALVQVLREHFAHYRIVEAASAQTVGSAMQDHPEIELVLLDLAMPGARGFSSLLHLRGEYPEIPVVVISSNEHPRVIRRGQQFGAAGFIPKSAPAEEMASAIETVLEGGSWFPPMAAARSEADAALAAKLAQLTPQQFRVLLCIADGLLNKQIAHELGLAENTVKVHVTAILKKLECYSRTQAAVLVKSLEPESAA encoded by the coding sequence ATGTCCGAGCCCACTTTTCTTGTCGCCGATGATCACCCGCTGTTTCGTGCTGCGCTGGTTCAGGTGCTGCGCGAGCATTTTGCGCATTACCGCATCGTCGAGGCCGCCAGTGCCCAGACCGTGGGCTCGGCCATGCAGGACCATCCCGAGATAGAGCTGGTTCTGCTGGATCTGGCCATGCCGGGCGCGCGCGGCTTTTCCTCGCTGCTGCATCTGCGCGGCGAATATCCTGAAATTCCTGTGGTGGTGATCTCGTCCAACGAGCACCCGCGCGTGATCCGCCGTGGTCAGCAGTTCGGTGCGGCGGGCTTCATCCCCAAGTCGGCGCCAGCCGAAGAGATGGCGAGTGCGATAGAGACGGTGCTCGAAGGCGGCAGCTGGTTTCCCCCCATGGCTGCCGCGCGCTCCGAGGCCGACGCGGCGCTGGCAGCCAAGCTAGCCCAGCTCACGCCGCAGCAGTTCCGCGTGCTGCTGTGCATTGCCGACGGCCTGCTCAACAAGCAGATCGCGCATGAGTTGGGACTTGCGGAGAACACCGTCAAGGTTCATGTGACGGCAATCCTCAAAAAGCTCGAGTGCTACAGCCGCACCCAGGCGGCGGTGCTGGTCAAGAGCCTGGAGCCGGAAAGCGCGGCCTAG
- a CDS encoding dicarboxylate/amino acid:cation symporter, producing the protein MQPVVESPAVHQHLPFYRHLYFQVIVAIVLGALLGYFSPELAAKFKPLGDAFIKLVKMIIAPVIFLTIVTGIAGMTHLSVVGRVFVKTMVYFLFFSTLALVVGLVIAKLVQPGAGMHINVAELDQSAVKGYVTQSHDMSLIGFLMDVIPKTLVSPLVGDNILQVLFVAVLFGIALASVGDVGKPVLSFLESLTVPVFKLVGILMKAAPLGAFGAIAFTIGKFGIESLVNLAWLVGTFYLTSIFFVVVILGAVARFCGFSILKLIRYLKAELLLVLGTSSSESALPSLMQKMEKAGCSKSVVGLVVPTGYSFNLDGTNIYMTLASLFIAQATDTHLTLGHEIALLLVAMLSSKGAAGVTGAGFITLAATLAVVPEIPIAGMALILGVDRFMSECRSLTNFMGNAVATVVISKWEGALDDDKLQTALSGEDEA; encoded by the coding sequence ATGCAGCCCGTCGTTGAGTCTCCTGCAGTACACCAGCATCTGCCTTTTTACAGGCACCTCTATTTCCAGGTCATTGTGGCCATCGTGCTGGGGGCCTTGCTAGGCTATTTCAGCCCGGAACTGGCCGCCAAGTTCAAGCCGCTGGGCGATGCCTTCATCAAGCTGGTCAAGATGATCATCGCGCCAGTGATCTTTCTGACCATAGTCACCGGCATTGCCGGCATGACGCATCTGAGTGTGGTGGGACGGGTCTTCGTCAAGACCATGGTCTACTTTCTGTTTTTCTCCACGCTGGCGCTGGTGGTGGGCCTGGTGATTGCCAAGCTGGTGCAGCCTGGTGCAGGCATGCACATCAATGTGGCGGAGCTGGATCAGAGTGCTGTCAAAGGCTATGTCACGCAGTCGCATGACATGAGCCTGATCGGTTTTCTGATGGATGTTATTCCCAAGACGCTGGTCAGCCCGCTGGTGGGAGACAACATCCTGCAGGTGCTGTTTGTGGCCGTGCTTTTTGGCATCGCGCTGGCGTCGGTGGGCGATGTGGGCAAACCCGTGCTGAGCTTTCTGGAGTCGCTCACGGTGCCGGTCTTCAAGCTGGTGGGCATTCTGATGAAGGCCGCGCCGCTGGGGGCGTTTGGTGCGATCGCCTTCACCATCGGCAAATTCGGTATCGAGTCCCTGGTCAATCTTGCCTGGCTGGTTGGCACCTTCTATCTCACCTCGATCTTTTTCGTGGTGGTCATTCTGGGGGCGGTGGCGCGTTTCTGCGGCTTCTCCATCCTGAAGCTGATCCGCTACCTCAAGGCCGAGTTGCTGCTGGTGCTGGGCACGTCCTCATCGGAGTCAGCCCTGCCGTCACTGATGCAAAAGATGGAAAAAGCCGGCTGCAGCAAGTCGGTGGTCGGTCTGGTGGTTCCCACCGGTTATTCCTTCAATCTGGATGGCACGAACATCTATATGACGCTGGCATCGCTATTCATTGCCCAGGCCACCGACACTCATCTGACGCTGGGTCATGAAATCGCGCTGCTGCTGGTCGCCATGCTCAGCTCCAAGGGGGCGGCCGGCGTGACGGGCGCCGGCTTCATCACCCTGGCCGCCACGCTGGCCGTGGTGCCTGAAATCCCGATCGCAGGCATGGCCCTGATCTTGGGCGTGGACCGCTTCATGAGCGAATGCCGCTCGCTGACCAACTTCATGGGCAATGCCGTAGCCACGGTGGTGATTTCCAAGTGGGAAGGGGCGCTCGATGATGACAAGCTCCAGACCGCGCTCAGTGGAGAGGATGAAGCCTAG
- a CDS encoding GNAT family N-acetyltransferase, which produces MSTSKPPDSSRPAAWHITPMNPAEAPWPLLLLADPSREKVKRYLPGSTCYAARQTAQFTPSGLGALIGVCVLQPPQPERDSWELMNMAVSPSWQRSGIGSALLHHAIGELRKRGIKQLDVGTGSFGDQLLFYQRLGFRVSSIERDFFLRNYTTPLWERGVQLKDMLRLTLAL; this is translated from the coding sequence ATGAGCACATCCAAGCCGCCCGACTCCAGCCGTCCCGCCGCCTGGCATATCACGCCCATGAATCCTGCGGAAGCTCCCTGGCCGCTGCTGCTGCTGGCCGATCCGTCACGGGAGAAGGTCAAGCGCTATCTGCCCGGCAGCACCTGCTATGCCGCGCGCCAGACCGCGCAGTTCACGCCCAGCGGTCTCGGGGCGCTGATCGGCGTTTGCGTGCTGCAGCCACCCCAGCCCGAGCGTGACAGCTGGGAGCTGATGAATATGGCCGTCTCCCCCTCCTGGCAGCGCAGCGGCATTGGCTCGGCCCTTCTGCACCACGCCATAGGCGAGCTGCGCAAGCGGGGCATCAAGCAGCTGGACGTGGGTACAGGCAGTTTTGGCGATCAGCTGCTGTTCTATCAACGTCTGGGGTTTCGCGTCAGCAGCATCGAACGTGACTTTTTCCTGCGCAACTACACCACGCCTTTATGGGAGCGCGGCGTGCAGCTCAAGGACATGCTGCGGCTGACGCTGGCGCTGTAG
- a CDS encoding 3-deoxy-7-phosphoheptulonate synthase, producing MTASSTPSSSAPARKSAPRLTTLDKTRIDDTRIKIVRPLLTPALLEEWLPVTEEAQQLVESSRAAISRVLHAQDDRLVVVVGPCSIHDHEQAMDYARQLKRQADALQDDLLIVMRVYFEKPRTTVGWKGYINDPHRDGSFAINEGLELARSLLLDVLELGLPVGTEFLDLLSPQFISDLVSWGAIGARTTESQSHRQLASGLSCPVGFKNGTDGGVKVASDAMLAAQSSHAFMGMTKMGQSAIFETRGNQDCHIILRGGKAPNYDAAHVRAACELLEKSGLRPQVMIDLSHANSSKQHRRQIEVAADVAQQVAAGDERITGVMIESHIHEGRQDIVEGQELQYGVSLTDACISMEQTVPVLEQLAAAVRARRAAKA from the coding sequence ATGACTGCAAGCTCCACACCATCTTCCTCCGCACCGGCCCGCAAGAGCGCACCGCGTCTGACAACGCTGGACAAGACCCGTATCGACGACACGCGCATCAAGATCGTGCGCCCGCTGCTGACGCCGGCCTTGCTGGAAGAGTGGCTGCCCGTGACCGAAGAGGCGCAGCAACTGGTGGAATCCAGCCGCGCCGCCATCTCGCGCGTGCTGCATGCCCAGGATGATCGGCTGGTGGTTGTGGTCGGCCCCTGCTCGATTCACGATCACGAGCAGGCCATGGACTATGCGCGACAGCTAAAACGTCAGGCCGATGCACTCCAGGATGATTTGCTGATCGTCATGCGCGTGTACTTTGAAAAGCCGCGCACCACGGTGGGCTGGAAGGGCTATATCAACGACCCGCACCGCGATGGCAGCTTTGCCATCAACGAAGGGCTGGAGCTGGCGCGCAGCCTGCTGCTCGACGTGCTGGAGCTGGGCCTGCCCGTGGGCACGGAATTCCTGGACCTGTTGTCGCCGCAGTTCATCAGCGACCTGGTCAGCTGGGGCGCCATCGGTGCGCGTACCACCGAGAGTCAGAGCCATCGCCAGCTGGCCAGCGGCCTGAGCTGCCCCGTGGGCTTCAAGAACGGCACGGATGGTGGTGTGAAGGTGGCTAGCGATGCCATGCTGGCCGCGCAGTCATCGCATGCCTTCATGGGCATGACCAAGATGGGCCAGAGCGCGATTTTCGAGACGCGCGGCAACCAGGATTGCCACATCATCCTGCGCGGTGGCAAGGCGCCCAATTACGACGCGGCCCATGTGCGGGCGGCCTGCGAGCTGCTGGAAAAGAGTGGTCTGCGCCCGCAGGTGATGATCGACCTCTCGCATGCCAACAGCAGCAAGCAGCACCGTCGCCAGATCGAGGTGGCGGCCGATGTGGCGCAGCAGGTGGCAGCTGGCGACGAGCGCATCACCGGCGTGATGATCGAGAGCCATATTCACGAAGGCCGTCAGGACATCGTGGAAGGGCAGGAGCTGCAATACGGCGTCTCGCTGACCGATGCCTGCATCAGCATGGAGCAGACCGTGCCCGTGCTGGAGCAACTGGCTGCGGCCGTGCGCGCGCGCCGGGCGGCCAAGGCTTGA
- a CDS encoding gluconate 2-dehydrogenase subunit 3 family protein, whose translation MDNNNQPGNPQRRAFFRRSLPIIPVAAVAAAGGAATLATLDNSHLPMVPGPAVNTALRDAAQYRPSYFSAEEYRFLQSAVARLIPKDELGPGALEAGVPEFIDRQMDTPYAAGSNWYMQGPFQPDAAPEMGYQLRLSPREIYRLGIAAANQWCSQNLGKDFAELSAADQDKALSAMEHGVEGFDNLPSATFFAMLWGNTKEGFFSDPLHGGNKDMVGWKLIGFPGARADFMDWIERDEAYPQPPVSIHGQRG comes from the coding sequence ATGGACAACAACAACCAGCCTGGCAATCCGCAGCGACGCGCCTTCTTTCGCCGCTCCTTGCCCATCATCCCCGTGGCCGCCGTCGCCGCCGCTGGCGGCGCAGCTACCCTGGCCACCCTCGACAACAGCCATCTACCCATGGTTCCCGGCCCGGCCGTGAACACGGCGCTGCGCGATGCGGCCCAATACCGGCCCAGCTATTTCAGCGCCGAGGAATACCGCTTTCTGCAAAGCGCAGTAGCCAGGCTGATACCCAAGGACGAACTGGGCCCCGGCGCCCTGGAAGCGGGCGTGCCCGAGTTCATCGACCGCCAGATGGACACGCCCTATGCCGCCGGCAGCAACTGGTATATGCAGGGTCCGTTCCAGCCTGATGCCGCCCCGGAAATGGGCTACCAGTTGCGCCTGAGCCCGCGCGAGATCTACCGCCTGGGCATTGCCGCAGCCAACCAGTGGTGCAGCCAGAACCTGGGCAAGGACTTTGCCGAGCTGTCCGCCGCCGATCAGGACAAGGCGCTGAGCGCCATGGAGCATGGCGTGGAAGGCTTTGACAACCTGCCATCGGCCACGTTCTTTGCCATGCTCTGGGGCAACACCAAGGAAGGCTTTTTCAGCGACCCGCTGCATGGCGGCAACAAGGACATGGTGGGCTGGAAGCTGATCGGCTTTCCCGGCGCGCGAGCCGACTTCATGGACTGGATAGAGCGCGACGAGGCCTACCCTCAGCCACCGGTTTCCATCCACGGACAGCGAGGTTGA
- a CDS encoding GMC family oxidoreductase, protein MSKTLAKKDVVVIGFGWTGAIIAKELTEAGLNVLALERGPMRDTDPDGVYPQTMDELTYNSRKKLFVDVSKETVTIRHTSSDTALPNRQLGAFLPGTGVGGAGLHWSGVHFRVDPMELRMRSHYEERYGKKFIPEGMSIQDFGVSYEELEPHFDFAEKVFGTSGTAWSVKGETVGAGKGGNPFAPDRSNPFPLPAQMNSVSAMLYGKAAEAVGYHPYNMPSANTSGPYTNPYGVQMGPCNFCGFCSGYACYMYSKASPNVNILPALRLDPRFELRTQCQVTLINLAADGKTATGVTYIDASGNEVVQPADIVAVCSFQFNNVRMLLLSGIGKPYDPVSNTGTVGKNFAFQNMATIKVFFGKDQHHTNNFMGAGGNGIAVDDFNADNFDHGPAGFVGGSPFWVNQAGAKPIAGTPTAPGTPNWGSGWKKGVAEAYTHNVSMDAHGAHQSYRANYLSLDPTYKDAYGNPLLRMTFDWQPNDIRMNLFMQEKMSAIAKAMGGQAISISGKKEGSHFDTNSYQTTHLNGGAIMGTDPNTSAVNRYLQSWDVHNVFVLGASAFPQGLGYNPTGLVAALAYWSARAIREQYLKQPGALLKA, encoded by the coding sequence ATGAGCAAGACACTTGCCAAGAAAGACGTGGTGGTCATCGGCTTTGGCTGGACGGGCGCCATCATCGCCAAGGAGCTGACCGAAGCGGGCCTCAACGTACTCGCGCTGGAACGCGGCCCCATGCGCGATACCGACCCGGACGGCGTCTATCCGCAGACCATGGATGAGCTGACCTACAACTCGCGCAAAAAGCTGTTTGTCGATGTGTCCAAGGAGACGGTCACCATTCGCCACACCAGCAGCGACACGGCCCTGCCCAACCGCCAACTGGGCGCATTTTTGCCGGGCACCGGCGTGGGCGGCGCGGGTCTGCACTGGTCGGGCGTGCACTTTCGCGTGGACCCCATGGAGCTGCGCATGCGCAGCCACTATGAAGAGCGCTATGGCAAGAAGTTCATACCCGAGGGCATGAGCATCCAGGATTTCGGCGTCAGCTACGAAGAGCTGGAGCCGCATTTCGACTTTGCCGAAAAAGTGTTCGGCACCTCGGGCACGGCCTGGTCGGTCAAGGGCGAAACAGTCGGCGCTGGCAAAGGCGGCAATCCGTTTGCACCCGATAGATCCAACCCGTTTCCGCTGCCTGCGCAGATGAACTCGGTCTCGGCCATGCTCTACGGCAAGGCCGCGGAAGCCGTGGGCTACCACCCCTACAACATGCCGTCGGCCAACACCTCCGGACCCTATACCAACCCCTATGGCGTGCAGATGGGGCCCTGCAACTTCTGCGGCTTTTGCAGCGGCTACGCCTGCTATATGTATTCCAAGGCCTCGCCCAATGTGAACATCCTGCCCGCACTGCGGCTGGACCCGCGCTTCGAGCTGCGCACGCAATGCCAGGTCACGCTCATCAACCTCGCAGCCGATGGCAAGACCGCCACGGGCGTGACCTATATCGACGCATCGGGCAACGAGGTGGTGCAACCGGCCGACATCGTTGCCGTGTGCAGTTTCCAGTTCAACAATGTGCGCATGCTGCTGCTGTCGGGCATTGGCAAGCCCTACGACCCGGTCAGCAACACCGGCACCGTGGGCAAGAACTTTGCCTTCCAGAACATGGCCACCATCAAGGTCTTCTTCGGCAAGGACCAGCACCACACCAACAACTTCATGGGAGCGGGCGGCAACGGCATTGCCGTCGATGATTTCAACGCCGACAACTTCGACCACGGCCCGGCCGGCTTTGTGGGCGGCTCGCCCTTCTGGGTCAACCAGGCGGGCGCCAAGCCCATTGCCGGTACACCGACGGCGCCAGGCACGCCCAACTGGGGCAGCGGCTGGAAGAAAGGCGTGGCCGAGGCCTATACGCACAACGTGTCCATGGACGCACACGGTGCCCACCAGAGCTACCGCGCCAACTACCTGAGCCTGGACCCGACCTACAAGGACGCCTACGGCAACCCGCTGCTGCGCATGACCTTCGACTGGCAGCCTAACGACATCAGGATGAACCTCTTCATGCAGGAAAAAATGAGCGCCATTGCCAAGGCCATGGGCGGTCAGGCAATCAGCATCTCGGGCAAAAAGGAAGGCTCGCATTTCGATACCAACAGCTACCAGACCACGCACTTGAACGGCGGCGCCATCATGGGCACCGACCCGAACACCAGCGCCGTGAACCGCTATCTGCAGAGCTGGGATGTGCACAACGTCTTCGTGCTGGGGGCCTCGGCCTTTCCACAGGGCCTGGGCTACAACCCCACGGGCTTGGTGGCAGCGCTGGCCTACTGGTCGGCGCGCGCGATTCGCGAGCAATATCTGAAGCAGCCTGGCGCTCTGCTCAAGGCCTGA
- a CDS encoding c-type cytochrome, whose product MPMTRPSSRLQRRLVAISVIAASALGISAWAQKEAETSASLAPAATVSNVPAARGQTGPQDMVTTAAHQPPEPITAATSSDPLVRGAYLARMGDCVACHTAPGGKPFAGGLPMETPIGTIYSSNITPDKTAGIGSYSFADFDQAVRHGKDREKGSLYPAMPYPSYARVSEQDMKDLYAYFMQQVKPVDSKPPENGIRWPLSMRWPLGIWRSLFAPDADKVQAKSETAAPTADARLRGAYLVEGLGHCGACHTPRSFTMAEKALDGSDNRFLSGGDQPMDGWVAKSLRGNDADGLAAWSEADIVALLKTGRNNHTAVFGGMSDVIAHSTQHISDSDLNSIAVYLKSLPAQGKPKSRFAASPDTANALWKGDTKQYGSALYLDNCAACHRSDGKGYQQVFPALAGNAAVLGDDPNNLIRIVLQGSKLPATATRPSTFTMPAFAWRMSDQQVADLVTFVRRSWGNQAAAVSATQVQEMRKTLPAPTARNDQP is encoded by the coding sequence ATGCCCATGACCCGACCATCTTCCCGCTTGCAGCGCCGCCTGGTTGCTATTTCAGTGATAGCTGCCAGCGCACTTGGCATCAGCGCCTGGGCGCAAAAAGAAGCTGAAACTAGCGCCAGTCTGGCGCCAGCAGCTACGGTTTCCAATGTTCCTGCCGCACGCGGCCAGACCGGGCCGCAGGACATGGTGACCACAGCTGCGCACCAGCCGCCGGAGCCCATCACCGCAGCCACCTCCAGCGACCCGCTGGTGCGCGGTGCCTACCTGGCCCGCATGGGCGACTGCGTGGCCTGCCACACTGCTCCGGGCGGCAAGCCTTTTGCCGGCGGCCTGCCCATGGAGACCCCCATAGGCACCATCTATTCCAGCAACATCACGCCCGACAAGACTGCGGGCATTGGCAGCTACAGCTTTGCCGACTTTGACCAGGCCGTGCGCCACGGCAAGGACAGGGAAAAAGGCAGCCTCTACCCGGCCATGCCCTACCCGTCCTATGCCAGGGTCAGCGAGCAGGACATGAAGGACCTCTACGCCTATTTCATGCAGCAAGTGAAGCCGGTGGACAGCAAGCCGCCCGAAAACGGCATCCGTTGGCCGCTTTCCATGCGCTGGCCGCTGGGCATCTGGCGCAGCCTGTTTGCTCCCGATGCCGACAAGGTGCAGGCCAAGTCCGAAACCGCAGCCCCCACGGCCGATGCCAGGCTGCGCGGCGCCTATCTGGTCGAAGGCCTGGGCCACTGCGGCGCCTGCCATACGCCGCGCTCCTTCACCATGGCCGAAAAAGCCCTGGACGGCAGTGACAACCGCTTCCTTAGCGGCGGCGACCAGCCCATGGATGGCTGGGTTGCCAAAAGCCTGCGCGGCAACGATGCCGATGGCCTGGCGGCCTGGAGCGAGGCCGATATCGTCGCCCTGCTCAAGACCGGCCGCAACAACCACACGGCCGTGTTCGGCGGCATGAGCGACGTGATTGCGCACAGCACGCAGCACATCAGCGACAGCGATCTCAACTCCATCGCCGTCTACCTGAAATCACTGCCCGCGCAAGGCAAGCCAAAGAGCCGCTTTGCGGCCAGCCCCGACACTGCCAATGCCCTCTGGAAAGGGGACACCAAGCAATACGGCTCCGCCCTGTACCTGGACAACTGCGCAGCCTGCCACCGCAGCGATGGCAAGGGCTACCAGCAGGTGTTCCCGGCCCTGGCGGGCAATGCCGCAGTGCTGGGCGACGACCCCAACAATCTGATCCGCATCGTTCTGCAAGGCAGCAAGCTGCCAGCCACGGCCACGCGTCCATCCACCTTCACCATGCCTGCATTTGCCTGGCGCATGAGCGACCAGCAGGTGGCAGACCTCGTCACCTTTGTACGCCGCAGCTGGGGCAATCAGGCGGCCGCAGTTTCGGCGACCCAGGTGCAGGAAATGCGCAAGACACTGCCTGCACCAACCGCACGGAACGACCAGCCCTAG
- a CDS encoding DMT family transporter, producing MAWVYLLIAGVLEVVWAFTMKQSHGFTNFKYSAITIVAMIASFGLLSVAMRTLPLGTAYTIWTGIGAVGAFVVGVLALGEALTPMRVGAAVLIVSGLVLMKLSSS from the coding sequence ATGGCTTGGGTTTATCTGCTGATTGCGGGTGTTTTGGAAGTGGTCTGGGCTTTCACCATGAAGCAGTCCCACGGTTTCACCAATTTCAAATACAGCGCCATCACCATCGTGGCGATGATTGCCAGCTTTGGCCTGCTGTCGGTGGCCATGCGCACGCTGCCGCTGGGCACGGCTTACACGATCTGGACCGGTATCGGTGCCGTGGGCGCGTTTGTGGTGGGCGTGCTGGCGCTGGGCGAAGCGCTGACGCCCATGCGGGTGGGGGCGGCGGTGCTCATCGTCAGCGGCCTGGTGCTGATGAAACTGTCCTCTTCTTGA
- the fos gene encoding fosfomycin resistance glutathione transferase gives MLTGLNHLTLAVTGLQASVDFYVGVLRFRLRAQWDTGAYLELGDLWLCLSLDKARSLASAPDYTHYAFNIAQQDFARFVEHARSYGVKEWKSNRSEGDSFYFLDPDGHQLEAHVGSLESRLEQCRLRPYAGMQFFD, from the coding sequence ATGCTTACCGGACTGAATCACCTCACTCTTGCCGTGACCGGGCTGCAGGCCAGCGTGGACTTTTACGTGGGTGTGCTGCGGTTCCGTCTGCGTGCACAGTGGGATACCGGGGCCTATCTGGAGCTCGGCGACTTATGGCTGTGTCTGTCACTGGATAAGGCACGGAGTCTGGCCAGCGCCCCTGACTACACCCACTACGCCTTCAATATTGCCCAGCAGGACTTTGCCCGCTTTGTGGAACATGCCAGGTCATATGGCGTAAAGGAGTGGAAAAGCAACCGCAGCGAAGGCGACTCCTTCTACTTTCTGGACCCGGACGGCCACCAGCTCGAAGCCCATGTGGGTTCGCTGGAAAGCCGCCTGGAACAATGCCGGTTGCGGCCTTATGCAGGCATGCAGTTTTTTGACTGA
- a CDS encoding PIN domain-containing protein, with the protein MKIAPLRWPACNAGYEGPLPRPMILDTNVVLDMLIFDDPHIPSIRELVARGEVRWIADQAQRIELGRVLHYSQIAPRVSYYGKTPEGVMAAFDAAVEYVAEAPKIRFTCTDPDDQHFLDLASQHKALLVSKDRAVLKQRKRVATHYGATVGNIVLLEEETAALEA; encoded by the coding sequence ATGAAGATCGCTCCTCTGCGCTGGCCGGCCTGCAACGCCGGCTACGAAGGCCCGTTGCCGCGCCCCATGATTCTGGACACCAATGTGGTGCTGGACATGCTGATCTTTGACGACCCGCACATCCCCAGCATCCGCGAGCTGGTCGCCCGTGGCGAGGTGCGCTGGATTGCCGATCAAGCCCAGCGCATCGAACTGGGCCGCGTGCTGCACTACAGCCAGATTGCCCCGCGCGTCAGCTACTACGGCAAGACGCCCGAAGGCGTGATGGCGGCCTTCGATGCCGCTGTCGAATATGTGGCCGAAGCGCCCAAGATCCGTTTTACCTGCACCGATCCCGACGATCAGCATTTCCTGGACCTGGCCAGCCAGCACAAGGCCCTGCTGGTCAGCAAGGACCGGGCCGTGCTCAAGCAGCGCAAGCGCGTCGCCACCCACTATGGCGCGACCGTGGGGAATATCGTGCTGCTGGAAGAGGAAACCGCTGCGCTTGAGGCGTAG